In one window of Henckelia pumila isolate YLH828 chromosome 1, ASM3356847v2, whole genome shotgun sequence DNA:
- the LOC140876243 gene encoding uncharacterized protein codes for MGGKEDGWGGWPPAPSGAPPYVQKDDDWTHFDNSVNAVSFGFVATAILISMFLVMAIFEKFLRTTSLGVTAGGGRRLQSDIEAQNRAGGFNAKLGYPSPKMSLNAKEVSVLMPGDTVPKYIAHPAPIPCPPERITWPSHQQLTNSHNRPNSA; via the exons ATGGGTGGTAAGGAAGATGGGTGGGGAGGCTGGCCGCCGGCGCCGAGTGGTGCGCCGCCGTACGTGCAGAAAGATGATGATTGGACTCACTTTGACAACTCTGTAAACGCTGTTTCGTTTGGGTTTGTGGCCACTGCTATTCTCATTTCCATGTTTCTTGTCATGGCTATATTCGAGAAGTTTCTCAGGACTACGTCGCTTGGAGTGACGGCGGGCGGTGGCCGCCGGTTGCAGTCCGACATTGAGGCTCAGAATCGTGCTGGTGGCTTCAATGCGAAGCTTGGTTACCCATCTCCTAAA ATGTCCCTCAACGCCAAAGAAGTATCGGTACTAATGCCTGGCGACACCGTCCCTAAATACATCGCCCATCCGGCCCCAATCCCTTGTCCCCCCGAACGGATCACATGGCCATCGCATCAACAACTAACCAACTCACACAATCGTCCCAACTCGGCCTAA